In a genomic window of Pelotomaculum thermopropionicum SI:
- the SoxR gene encoding predicted transcriptional regulator — protein MTQEAKLYKMSDLVRLSGVSKQTIHFYLREGLLLPPIRTSKNMAYYDESTVDDIRFIKELQEKYYLPLAVIKEILKAKREGQDLGEKDHLLMFNQLFLQARKGGSDEHFDEDSFLAKTGLTKKELHQLSLIGIISQPTETENRLFDGFDLAIARALKELITMGLDLEDLMLYGDFLRLSRREAELVHDRIFNRYAGEKHQPLKEIQIRLEKVKSLLTAKAYREFFINHRHHYGTEKGGN, from the coding sequence ATGACGCAAGAGGCTAAATTATATAAGATGAGCGATTTGGTACGATTATCTGGCGTATCCAAGCAGACAATTCACTTCTATCTCCGAGAAGGGCTATTGCTACCACCGATACGCACCAGCAAAAACATGGCTTATTACGATGAGTCAACGGTGGACGATATCCGCTTCATCAAAGAACTGCAGGAAAAATACTACCTACCCCTGGCAGTGATTAAGGAAATTCTAAAGGCAAAACGTGAAGGCCAAGATCTCGGTGAAAAAGATCACCTGCTTATGTTTAATCAGCTGTTTCTTCAGGCTCGAAAAGGCGGTAGCGACGAACATTTTGATGAAGATTCTTTCTTGGCTAAGACCGGCCTCACGAAAAAGGAGTTACATCAATTGAGTCTTATCGGGATTATTTCACAGCCTACCGAAACCGAAAACAGACTATTTGACGGCTTCGACCTTGCTATCGCCAGGGCATTGAAAGAATTGATAACCATGGGGTTAGATCTGGAGGATCTTATGCTGTATGGGGACTTTTTGCGGTTGTCCCGACGTGAAGCCGAGCTTGTTCATGACCGGATCTTTAATCGGTACGCCGGAGAAAAACATCAGCCACTCAAGGAGATTCAGATTAGATTGGAAAAAGTGAAAAGCCTGCTTACCGCCAAAGCATACCGCGAATTTTTTATAAACCACCGTCATCATTATGGAACCGAAAAAGGAGGCAACTGA
- the FdnI gene encoding cytochrome b subunit of formate dehydrogenase, with protein sequence MIDFYAEHKMLVWIAAISLSIAGCLLYYMTFGPRTVSGKGIGPGTLVRRFGIREWISHWLMLLGFLTLAATGFMQVVPGTALSHLGPFHGWLGFIFFLTALITLLGWIPDALFKRYDWPWLLKMGGYFSHDPKPLAAGRFNAGQKIYYWSILLVLIGLLVSAVVMEHGSHSLAGRKGLFWCVHGLLGCLATIMVIGHGFLSIFVNPDTARVLRDGRVSKAYTDKHHSLWEVPR encoded by the coding sequence GTGATCGATTTTTACGCGGAGCATAAGATGTTGGTGTGGATAGCAGCTATCAGCCTATCCATAGCAGGTTGCCTGCTCTATTACATGACTTTCGGACCCCGTACAGTATCGGGCAAAGGAATCGGCCCAGGTACCCTGGTGCGCAGATTCGGGATCCGGGAATGGATTTCCCATTGGCTGATGCTGCTCGGGTTCCTTACTTTGGCGGCTACTGGTTTCATGCAAGTTGTTCCAGGCACCGCACTGAGCCATTTAGGTCCATTTCATGGCTGGTTAGGATTCATATTTTTCCTTACTGCCTTGATAACTTTGCTTGGATGGATTCCTGACGCATTGTTCAAGCGGTATGATTGGCCTTGGTTGCTGAAGATGGGCGGATATTTTTCCCATGATCCTAAACCACTAGCGGCCGGACGATTTAATGCCGGGCAAAAGATATATTACTGGTCGATCTTACTGGTGTTGATTGGCTTGCTGGTCAGTGCCGTCGTTATGGAACACGGCTCTCACAGTCTGGCAGGCAGAAAGGGACTGTTCTGGTGCGTTCATGGACTGCTGGGATGCCTGGCCACCATAATGGTCATCGGTCATGGCTTTCTTTCGATTTTCGTCAATCCTGATACAGCCCGGGTATTACGGGACGGCCGAGTTTCCAAAGCATACACAGATAAACACCATTCGCTCTGGGAAGTCCCACGGTAG
- a CDS encoding hypothetical protein (containing 4Fe-4S binding domain.): MGKATDHILINTKNCNACGKCIEACPKEVLGKVNIIFHKHAHVDKAEQCIGCLKCVKACPQNAIISRRGLEKAVISSAISDHRHRRSHRHDHRTVIMPSISPRHTLLFNILTIGQPGNDFQLKGTIISQLYWLAGGAICKI; this comes from the coding sequence ATGGGCAAAGCTACGGATCATATCTTGATAAATACGAAAAACTGTAATGCCTGCGGCAAATGTATTGAGGCCTGCCCAAAAGAAGTGCTTGGCAAAGTAAATATCATCTTTCATAAACATGCCCACGTAGATAAGGCTGAACAGTGCATAGGATGTCTGAAATGCGTCAAAGCATGCCCACAGAACGCCATAATCTCACGCCGCGGCCTGGAAAAAGCGGTCATATCATCTGCCATTTCTGACCATAGGCATAGGAGAAGCCACCGTCATGACCATCGAACAGTAATAATGCCTAGCATCTCGCCCCGGCACACTCTATTATTTAATATCTTAACGATTGGCCAACCAGGCAACGATTTTCAATTAAAAGGCACAATAATTAGCCAGCTATATTGGCTGGCCGGAGGTGCAATATGCAAAATATAA